A window from Zingiber officinale cultivar Zhangliang chromosome 7A, Zo_v1.1, whole genome shotgun sequence encodes these proteins:
- the LOC122002732 gene encoding probable LRR receptor-like serine/threonine-protein kinase At2g24230, translating into MATRFLALYVSVSLLMSCPAAQVPNTDGFFVAEFFRKMGAAPAAYLAADQGNSSDVCSWPGVSCEGQPEKVTGLVASGLNLSGPIPQTTIAKLRQLRFLDLSRNNITALSSDFGELCSSLSRLDLSDNSIVGPLPANIGNFHRMESLHLAHNRFSGEIPRELGSLTGLALLNLSGNFLEMSIPDTIFGCASLLLIDLSNNQLGGDVPDGFGAAFKNLTALDLSGNRLTGKTPDFSGCHAITYLNLSGNLFHDLDIGAFRHPLQVVDLRNNHLHGLITEANPSSAANWSSLLYLDMSMNELTGDFFPGLGESRSLKHLNLAFNNFSSQEFFNMQLPSALEYLNLSKTNLTGHIPCGISQLLHLKVLDLSQNHITGTIPEIRTKDLRVIDLSSNNLTGEIPESLQQNLSSIEKFNFSFNNLTYCAEHLSLASMNLSFIGSQNDCPIAVNPDDAAAKGKSRMDLKLGLVVVFSVFFSLVALISLLIYYRKRTRRWAIKQLSCKEEQNLSGPFCSHSDSTTWVADVNLASSVPVVIFEKPLSNFTFADLLSATSNFDRGTLLAEGKFGPVYGGFLPGGIHFAMKVLVHVPSVTNQEAARELERLGQIKHPNLVPLIGYCLAGEQRIAIYDYMENGNLHNVLHDWTSSDPWEQENAGLQSIRTAQGMTTWRCRHRMALGAARALAFLHHGCFPQIVHGDVKASSIYLDSAMEPRLADFGLSGLAESSEQETAAAAAKSDVYGFGVVLFELLTGKKPVGDEYCEDKEATLVSWARASVRRNELARLIDPKIRETGGADAPMLEALRIAYLSTADLPSKRPSMQQIVGLLKDLEPVVVGSSTAKL; encoded by the coding sequence ATGGCCACCAGATTCCTTGCCTTGTACGTCTCCGTTTCTCTTCTGATGAGTTGCCCGGCGGCGCAAGTGCCGAATACGGACGGCTTCTTCGTGGCCGAGTTTTTCCGGAAGATGGGGGCGGCGCCGGCCGCTTACCTGGCCGCCGACCAGGGTAATTCCTCAGACGTTTGCTCGTGGCCGGGGGTGTCCTGCGAGGGGCAGCCTGAGAAAGTGACCGGCTTGGTGGCTTCGGGCCTCAACCTATCCGGGCCGATCCCCCAAACCACCATTGCCAAGCTCAGACAACTGCGATTTCTGGATCTCAGCCGCAACAACATCACCGCCCTCTCCTCCGACTTCGGCGAGCTCTGCAGCTCCCTCTCGCGGCTCGACCTCTCCGACAATAGCATCGTAGGGCCGCTGCCAGCCAACATCGGCAACTTTCATCGGATGGAGAGCCTCCACCTTGCGCACAACCGGTTCTCCGGCGAGATTCCAAGGGAGCTCGGCTCGCTCACCGGTCTCGCTCTCCTCAATCTCAGCGGCAACTTCTTAGAGATGAGCATCCCGGACACAATTTTTGGATGCGCCTCGCTGCTCTTAATCGACCTCTCCAACAACCAATTGGGAGGGGACGTTCCCGATGGATTCGGCGCCGCCTTCAAGAACCTCACCGCCTTGGATCTCTCCGGGAACCGCCTCACGGGGAAGACGCCCGATTTTTCCGGGTGTCATGCCATCACCTATCTCAATCTCTCCGGCAATCTCTTCCACGACTTGGATATCGGGGCCTTCCGGCACCCTTTGCAGGTTGTCGACCTGAGGAACAACCACCTCCACGGCCTCATCACTGAGGCTAACCCGAGCTCCGCCGCCAACTGGTCCTCTCTTCTCTATCTCGACATGTCAATGAACGAACTCACTGGTGACTTCTTTCCTGGTTTAGGAGAGTCGCGATCATTGAAGCATCTCAATCTTGCATTTAACAACTTCTCTAGCCAAGAATTTTTCAACATGCAACTGCCCTCAGCACTAGAGTATCTAAATCTGTCGAAAACCAACCTCACTGGCCATATTCCTTGCGGCATTTCTCAGTTGCTTCACTTGAAGGTACTGGATCTTTCACAGAATCATATCACCGGTACCATTCCTGAGATCAGGACTAAGGACCTGCGCGTTATAGACCTTTCGTCGAACAATCTCACTGGTGAAATCCCCGAGTCGCTGCAACAGAATCTATCCAGTATCGAAAAGTTCAATTTTTCCTTCAACAATCTCACTTATTGTGCTGAACATCTTTCGCTCGCGTCGATGAATTTGTCATTCATCGGGTCGCAAAATGATTGCCCAATTGCAGTGAACCCGGACGATGCTGCAGCCAAAGGAAAGTCGCGCATGGATCTCAAGCTTGGATTGGTCGTAGTTTTTTCTGTGTTCTTTTCACTAGTAGCGCTGATCTCCCTGCTAATTTACTACCGGAAAAGGACGAGACGGTGGGCAATTAAGCAACTGTCGTGCAAGGAGGAGCAGAATCTCTCTGGTCCCTTCTGTTCCCACTCGGATTCGACGACGTGGGTTGCTGATGTCAATCTCGCAAGCTCGGTCCCCGTAGTAATCTTTGAGAAGCCATTGTCGAACTTCACCTTCGCAGACCTCTTGAGTGCGACATCGAATTTCGATAGAGGAACCTTATTGGCAGAAGGGAAGTTCGGGCCAGTCTACGGAGGATTTCTCCCCGGAGGCATTCACTTCGCCATGAAGGTTCTGGTCCACGTGCCGTCGGTGACGAACCAGGAAGCTGCACGAGAGCTCGAGAGGCTTGGTCAGATCAAGCATCCCAATTTAGTGCCACTTATTGGTTATTGCTTAGCCGGGGAGCAAAGGATTGCGATATATGATTACATGGAGAACGGAAACCTACACAACGTGCTTCATGATTGGACCAGCAGCGATCCATGGGAGCAAGAGAATGCTGGTTTGCAGAGCATCAGGACCGCCCAAGGAATGACTACTTGGAGATGCAGGCACAGAATGGCCTTAGGGGCCGCGAGGGCGTTGGCTTTTCTCCATCATGGATGCTTTCCCCAGATCGTTCACGGAGACGTGAAGGCAAGTAGCATTTATCTTGACTCGGCTATGGAACCAAGGCTAGCCGATTTTGGTTTATCGGGTTTGGCAGAATCCTCGGAGCAAGAAACCGCAGCGGCAGCTGCCAAATCTGATGTTTATGGATTTGGGGTGGTGCTATTTGAGCTTCTTACAGGGAAGAAACCAGTTGGAGATGAGTACTGCGAGGACAAGGAAGCCACTCTGGTCAGTTGGGCAAGGGCATCGGTGAGGAGAAATGAGCTGGCGAGATTGATTGATCCGAAAATAAGGGAAACAGGAGGAGCTGATGCACCAATGTTggaagctctaagaattgcttATCTGAGCACGGCTGACTTGCCCTCCAAGAGGCCATCGATGCAGCAAATTGTTGGCCTTCTCAAGGACCTTGAGCCTGTCGTCGTTGGGAGTTCAACTGCAAAACTTTGA